The proteins below are encoded in one region of Lactuca sativa cultivar Salinas chromosome 3, Lsat_Salinas_v11, whole genome shotgun sequence:
- the LOC111897462 gene encoding cytochrome P450 84A1: MDPKSILLYVVLPLLTFFLLSRLRRKPLPPGPRGWPLIGNMLMMDQLTHRGLARLGEKYGGLLHLKMGFSHTVAVSSPEIARQVLQVQDNIFANRPATIAISYLTYDRQDMAFANYGPFWRQMRKLCVMKLFSRKRAESWDSVRDEVVSMVKITAASSGTAVNLGELVFGLTHDIIYRAAFGSISHEGKEEFIRILQEYTKLFGAFNLADFVPWLGFIDPAGLNTRLPKARAALDRFIDKIIDEHLAKERKTGDEEDNDMVDEMLAFYSEEGKVNEGEDLQNAIRLTRNNIKAIIMDVMFGGTETVASAIEWALTELMHTPESLKRAQQELADVVGLDRRVEESDFEKLTYFKCVIKETLRLHPPIPVLLHQSSEATSVAGYHIPKGTRVMVNAFAINRDKNSWKDPHTFNPSRFLQDGAPDFKGSNYEFLPFGSGRRSCPGMQLGLYAMEMAVAHLLHSFTWQLPDGMKPSEIDMNDVFGLTAPKAIRLVAVPTPRLLCPLY; the protein is encoded by the exons atggatcctaagtCCATCTTACTTTACGTTGTACTCCCTCTCTTAACCTTCTTCCTTCTCTCCCGATTACGCCGAAAACCTCTTCCGCCTGGTCCAAGAGGGTGGCCGCTGATCGGTAACATGTTAATGATGGACCAACTCACCCACCGTGGCCTTGCTCGTTTGGGAGAAAAATACGGTGGTCTTCTTCATCTGAAGATGGGTTTCAGCCATACCGTCGCTGTCTCGTCCCCCGAAATAGCCAGGCAAGTACTCCAAGTTCAAGACAACATCTTCGCCAACCGCCCGGCCACCATCGCCATTAGTTACCTCACCTACGACCGGCAAGACATGGCGTTCGCCAACTACGGTCCCTTTTGGCGTCAGATGCGTAAGCTTTGCGTCATGAAGCTGTTCAGCAGAAAGCGAGCTGAGTCTTGGGACTCCGTCAGAGACGAAGTTGTCTCCATGGTCAAAATCACCGCTGCAAGCTCCGGCACCGCTGTTAACCTTGGAGAGCTTGTTTTCGGGTTAACCCATGATATCATTTACCGAGCAGCTTTCGGGTCTATCTCTCATGAAGGAAAAGAAGAATTCATCAGAATTCTACAAGAATACACAAAGCTTTTTGGTGCTTTCAATTTGGCAGATTTTGTCCCGTGGCTTGGATTTATCGACCCTGCCGGACTGAATACCCGTTTACCGAAGGCCAGGGCGGCGCTTGACAGATTCATTGATAAAATCATCGACGAGCACCTTGCAAAAGAGAGGAAAACGGGCGATGAGGAAGATAATGATATGGTGGATGAGATGTTGGCTTTTTACAGTGAAGAAGGAAAGGTAAACGAAGGCGAGGATTTGCAGAACGCGATTAGACTCACCCGAAACAATATCAAAGCCATTATTATG GATGTAATGTTTGGTGGGACTGAAACTGTTGCTTCTGCTATCGAATGGGCTTTAACTGAGCTAATGCACACCCCAGAATCCTTAAAACGTGCACAACAAGAGCTCGCTGATGTTGTTGGCCTTGATCGTCGTGTAGAAGAATCAGATTTCGAGAAGCTAACTTACTTCAAATGTGTCATCAAAGAAACCTTACGTCTCCACCCTCCGATCCCTGTCCTTTTGCACCAATCATCAGAAGCCACGTCGGTTGCTGGCTACCACATACCTAAAGGGACACGTGTCATGGTTAACGCATTCGCCATTAATCGTGATAAGAACTCATGGAAGGATCCACACACGTTCAACCCATCACGTTTCTTGCAAGATGGGGCACCCGACTTTAAAGGAAGCAATTATGAGTTTCTTCCATTTGGATCTGGACGTAGATCATGTCCTGGAATGCAACTTGGATTGTACGCAATGGAGATGGCAGTGGCTCACCTTCTTCATTCATTCACATGGCAGTTGCCTGATGGAATGAAACCAAGTGAGATTGACATGAATGATGTGTTTGGACTCACTGCACCAAAAGCGATTCGACTTGTTGCTGTGCCAACTCCTCGGTTGTTGTGTCCGCTGTATTGA